The nucleotide window GATTGCTAATAAAAACTTTCTATTTCTTGATTTGTTAACTTGaacaatttgaaaattacaACATTTTGTACCTTGgtaacttaaaaaaattgtttttcatcttaatatctcttttgtaaTCTTTAACAAGTGTCTGAAGTCACTTGTTAAAGTGTCTAAAGTCACCTGTTAGCAATAGTGAAATCctttttaatattattgaaaGTTGAATAAGTGCATAGTAAAAAGttcataaagaaaataaaagataagtTTGTGAGATCTGAAAGTTTCAGCATTGAATGTTAGGATGTACTTCAGTTTCAGAGTTAGCTGATTACTATTATCTTAGTTATTTGTTTATGGCTTACTTCTTGAATTGAACTTTTTCTGTCAATTGTGTAGTTTGAATTGACATATTACTTTGGCTCTGCTTTGGGGTTTCAATGTTTCATGTATTAGACTATCTGGTGATCATATGTAGCGTTGTGTAATACATAGGAGGCATTAATAATATATCGCACCATCTTGGCTTAGggttttcttcttcataaataTTAAGTTTTCATCCTTATTTTGTGCAGAACTATGGTTCTTTGGATTCTTTTGAACCTGCAAAGGTGACTGTAGAAAAGAACCAGAGCGCTGTTGATGCTTCAATTTTGTTAGAGATTGATCGAACAATGAAGAAACATATGGACAATTTGCATCATGTTCTCGAAGGTGTTAGTGCGCGGTTAACCCAAGTAGAAACCAGAACTCACCATCTTGAGAGTTCCATGGATGATTTGAAGGTATCTGTTGGAAATAATCATGGAATCACTGATGGGAAATTGAGGCTGTTGGAGAATATTCTTTCTGAGGTATTTTATCAATCACGCGCTCTCCTTCCCCCAACTTCTAACATTAATTTCTGTCAACATTTGGTATATCAAATgaattctttttgttgatgcaaATATTGGCTGTGTCTGCGTGTATGCTCTCGTGTAACCAGGCTTAAGATTTCCCATagtttatcaaaacaaatatataactaATAGTTAGTATCATAAATAGTTTAACcttaaaattttcggtttgagtTTAGGTAAACTATACTTGGTCACATATGGTTTGATACCATGCTAAAAATCAACTATAACTAAAGTTTTAGGTATTAGGACAACACACAAATTATTTTCTATACTTCTCTATCATATACTACTATACTAGATTAGTggtttttgaattattaattgAGCTGTCACTTTAGTTAACTCTGGGGGTGCTTTAGTAATTTATTATGTTTGTCACTAGTTGGGGTTATCTCTATAAAATTGCCATAACTTTTGCACTATGGCACCCATTTGTGCATGTTGACTGGGAAAATGGTGGTCATGGGGACCTAGGGACCTAGGGGATATCAAGGTTGTATTGTGATGATGCCTTTCTTTTACAATGTTTTCCCCCACACAATATAGCCTCACAGGACAATGTTTTTCCCCACACAATATAGTCTCACAGGTTATGATAATATGATGTGAGTTATGTTTCTGCTGCAAGTCTATCATTTACAACTCATATGGCAAACATGTGGTTGTGCACTTTTGACGcataatattgaaaattttgtgAATGTGGTTGGTTTACCACTCTTACATTATTGTTATCATCATGAAAGGTTAATCATAAGTCTCTATTTGTAAGCTACATGATTGAACTTGAtacttattattttaaatttctttaatGGGGAATAAAATTATCAAGACGTGTTGAACTGAATTACCTAATTCAgagttacatttgttttaacaTTGAGACATAGACAATACAACAATTTGATTTAGAAACCCTAAGAAAAAGCAACAAAGGCTGCATTATTTAATTGTCGCCCTAAAAGGTACACATTCCATTGTTCTGTAAGGTCAACACTTGAAATTGCTCAGCAGTTATCTTAaatgaatgaagaaaaagaCAAAGGAGAACAAATTATTTGGATGATGGTCCATGGAGAACTTTATGCATATGCTACCTCTGAGAAACAATAACgctaattttaatatatttgtgtttttaCATGCTACTATTGGTATATAATTGCGACTCGGACTTTATCTATAAGCTTTGGTTCATATTATTATAGTTTATTCTCATTCTGGTCCTTCTTTTACTCTTTTGTTTGACATAAACATATACAGGTGCAAACGGGGGTGCACGATATCAAGGACAAACAAGACATAATGCAAGCTCAGCTACAACTGGCAAAACTACAAGTGTCTAAGACGACAGAGCAACAATCAGAAACTCAAACCCGTGCCACATCAGATGCTGTGCAGCAAACTTCATCTGTATCTGCATCTGCTCCCCTGCAAACTCAACATTATCTTCCTTCGTCTTATAATCTTCCACAATCAATCCCCGTGGTTTCTCCCCCTAATGCACCTCCTCAACAAAGTTTGCCACCTCCGGCTCAACTTCCAAATCAATACTCTCAGATCCCAACCCCAACCCCAACTGTTCCTCAGAGAGATCCATACTTGCCACCACCTGTTCAATCTCAGGAAATTCCAAATCAGCAATACCAATTGCCTTTAACTCAGCAGCCACATCCTCAACCAGGGGCACCTCCGCATCAACAATATCAGCAGACCCCTCATCATCAATACTCTCAGCCACCGCCTCATCTACCTCCACAACAGCCACCGCATTCATCTGGAAATCCACCTCAACTGCAATCTTCCATGGGTCACCATCTAGAGGAACCACCTTATGTTCCTTCTCAGACTTATCCTCCCAATCTCCGCCAGCCACCATCTCAGCCACCCAGTGGACCTCCTCAACCTTCCCAACAGTTCTATGGAACACCGCCACAAGGATATGAACCACCATCGAGTAGACCTGGTGCGAGTTACTCTTCTGGATATGGTACATTATCTGGGCCTACTGAGCCATATCGATATGGCGGACCACCTCAATATGGTAGTAAACAGTCACAACTACCTAATGCTTCGGCAGCTTCCAGTGGTGGAAACAGTTACCCACAGCTCCCTACTGCCCGCGTACTCCCACAAGCAATACCTACTGCATCTGCAGTAAGTGGTGGTTCAGGTTCTCCTGGAGCTGGCAACAGGGTTCCTGTTGATGATATAGTTGAAAAAGTTGCCACTATGGGATTCCCTAGAGATCATGTGAGGGCAACGGTTCGGAAGCTGACAGAGAATGGTCAAGCAGTTGACCTAAATACAGTGCTGGATAAGCTTATGAatgaaggtggtggtggtgatatGCAGCAACAAAGAGGTTGGTTCGGTCGGTAACACGACATTACTCAATTGAACTTTGTATAGAAGTATGGCTTCTTTCACTATGAAGGTTTATGAGGAAGGGGGTCTATCGCTTGTTTTCTATGAAGGTTTATGAGGAAGGGGGGCTTCGTGGGTGGATTTTGCTAATTGaatattgactttttttttttttttttttaccatttgtTCTTATTTCTTTGATAGTTGAAACTGTAATGTTTTCTTGCGGGTCTAATTAATGACTATCTTGATCTTGTGCtgtatattttcaataaataaaagtggATTTGGTAAGTAACTCTGAACTTTTCAAATTTCTGCCACTGTTAACAGATTTGGTGAGGTTGGTTTTGTGGTTATATATAATCAAGTAAAAGCAGATATATTTTAATGCTGCATCTAATTATGTAATGTACTACGCTAGGTATAACTTTAATAAGGATGTCTTTTACCAACATTTATTATgtagaaataaaaataaccctTTGTTTTCTAACATAAGACCATCCTCTCATTTTCTACAAATTATAGTATAAAAAACTTGATATGATTCATTATATTAATGtgtcaacattttttatttgcttagttggtaggaatatttcataatatatgtagagGTTAGgattctactaaaaaaaatcctcaaaaaaaaaaaatgtagaggtTAGGATTCGAATTCCgattagatgaatttttagtcacttgaccaaacaaATATTTTCAGTTTGCTATTAGATCAAAATGTTCATGTAAGTTAAATTCTAGAAGAGTAGGAGTTTACCAAGATCATAGCAATTTTAAGGTTTTGATAATGTTGGGGAAGTACCAATATTTCtctctcatcaaaataatttattttaatcactcATCTAttattctctctcatctaaaataCACTAAAGTCAAAGTAAGTGAAGTGCTACACGAATATAGTCTTCTATATATAGTTGGCTCAATTTCAACTAATATATGAACTAAGTTAAGGGGTTGCTTTTCATTGCTATGATTGTGATTTGACTGTGAAGAATGTATAATTAAGTGTCTAAATAGTATATGACCGCTATTATTATTTCCACATGAATAATACACAGTGGCGTAGCCAGGATCCTGAAGTAGGGGGTTCAGACCTTTCAACTTTACTAGAGCTATGAAAGTTTTGTgcagttattttttcttttaattatcatttatttatactactaaatttataattttcgtcatttttttccaatcaaatatctatttttttttgcataaatgtttaattattattttttatattttccatattttgtataaattataaatttcgaAATCTATCAAATGAAAGTTAGAATTtgtgtaaattataaatttataattctaaAGCATAATAATTTGGTGTATAACATTTTGTGTTGAAATATGTTTCATGGaaagaagtaaaaataatttgcaTAAGTTATTGGTTACGGAAAAAATATGAGGGAGAGTAATTTGGGTACACCTTGCATTTGAGTTcatgaaaattgagaataagtaagatttattttattttatttggaaaagatgacatttgaaagaatataaaatatttaggaTGGTGGGAGTATTAAGTTatgaaagaatataaaatatttagtaatatatattatatttgcaaGAATTAAACTTTGCGACATACTTGGTTTAGTGGTAAAAGCTTCTTAAAAGACTTTTAGGATTTGTGTTCTATCTTCAAGCACTTCATTTTTACTTTagaaggaattcaattattacaattacaattattaataagaaaataaaagaaaacaaatgtaaTGGGAAAAAACAAATAGAGAGTTGggcttttaaaaaatagttatatcAAAAAGGAAGTCAATTATCTCTAGTTGAGCCAAATACTGTTGTGCTAACATAAAAATGAGACTCGTGCCATTCATAGGgtgagagaaacttggattattGGTGCAAAATGTTTGGCTCAATTGCAATGTTAAAATATGAGGAGATTCATCCTTAAAATATCAGGAGGTTCAAGCACTAATAAAACAGTGCaatcatgtgcaaattttaaAAGCCCAAGGGATGCAAGTGCATCCCCTCACTTATATGTGGCACCGCCACCGATAATACATATAAGGTAaatttatgttatttgattGAGTATATTATGTTGTTTCCTCCTCAGTCCTCTGTATTTTTGTCTCTTGTCCCTTCTTTCTTATCTACAATTCTTTCGTCCAATAGTTACTTTGAGTACGTCATGATTTTTCATACATATTAGCAACATAAGCATGcattcaaataacacatgtaaaccATTTTTGAACTTAATACCCTACTACAAAGCATCGTATAcgaaaatatttctttttctagattatattcaattgatgtatttaatttataatacggGTTAAATACAACCgttattattcaataaatctaaaaaaataaaaatatttgatggagTATAATCCACAAAATACCCTTCAACATTACATGTTAGGTATCTCCCCATTCTCCATATTCCTCTCAAGAAATGTACTCTTTGTCACTAAGCAACCGTACGGTCCGCTAATTATTCTCTGGCACTGCGTATTACTTTTGGACCTCAAAGGCActatttgttgtattttaattaaagaattaatattTGTACAATAATTTTGCAATAGTTTTTAAACGATTCTCTCCTGCTCacatgatgatttttttttctctattatttttaacaataggatgaaagaaaaagaaggttTTAAGagtattgtttaataaattcaattaaaaatttgttttaaaaatataaatataaaatcgaaattctttttaatgattaattttaatatgttaattgttatataaGTTTTCTCCGTGGATACTTGAATTTGAACCTCTAACTTCTAACTTTTAGCCCAAATAAGTTGAATTACTCAACGGATTCGAAGTATTTAATATATCATTGTCTATACGTaagttttctcttttgttttcttaaatgattattataaccaaaacatcatttttttagaTTGAATGAATCTAGCTGATGTTTTGTTTACAAGAGTAGCGATTATAGAATACGCATATCAGAATTTGTTACTTAACTTTCTCTTTGTTGATAGAAAATTGAAAGTTTTCCTGTTCTCATAGTTTACATTACTTTGagagttattaaaaaataaagtatagtATATACTTTAAGAGAGAGATACCATGGGAACTAATTACAATACCATTTGGTACAATTCCAAATTAATTGCAGCAGTTGATTCGTCAACTCACAACAATGAAAGAATCAAATGTGACAACATATATGATTCTCTCAAAAACATCTATGATTCTCAACCAATTCCTTCACTTTCTGATTCTTCAACACCTAGTAACTCCAAGgtaatatagtatttttttttttttatagagatataattttcttctttgaGTTTGAGTGTGGATCTGGAATAATATTTGTGAACTGTTATtctattatgttatgttatgtggttgaaattcaatttgatttttttttttttgtgatggttgttgttttaataaaaaaattattatgactTGAGGATTCTGTACTGAGGAGAGTCAAATCATTAGAGACCGAGGATGGTTAGACCTTCCGTTCACACCCGTTGTGACTTGAGTTCTAGTAATGAATTTTGCAATTGGTAGGTGTTATACATAATAGACTCGTATATATAAGCAAAgattctatttttatatttattgaataacCGATGTATTTAGTTTACATTATAAACCAGATTTTCAGTGTAAAACTACTTTACACAGTACTTGCCCCTGATAGCTCTTGATATGCAACGGGTAGTCACAATAGTAtctcaatgtatcaaaattttaaaatagtccctagTTGTGTACTATGTTAGTTGAAATAGTCATTGACATTAAAATGTacgttaatattgtcatattagtccCTCATTATACTTGTTTGTTATCATATCAGTCATTATAAgtacttacttattgtcatatCAGTTTCTATATGAAAAGAGTTAATGTCAATATTGAGGGACCATCTTAAcatcagagactattttgactaacgaagTGCACAATCATTGACTATTTTGGAATTTCGATACATCAAGTTACTGTTGTGACTACTCGTTACACattcagggaccaaaatgactattaccccctaaataaatattgattgttaagttttgtttggtaaaattggCTTTGAGGTTGTCTTTTTATGCGACTTGTTATTGCTGATTGTTACCCCATCTTGTTTGAAGTTAGTGCTTAATAGAGGAGGTATATGCATACTTTCTTGTTGTTGCTTATATCTTGTTGTTTTTAGGAGAATGCTAGGGAGGGTGAGGGTCGTTGGGGTAATGGGTTAGGACTCAATAATAGAAAATTCTACTGATAATTACAGCTTAGTAGCCAAGAATACATCAAATGCTTTGATTtccaataaaaatttatatttcttcATTTGTTAGCATGGCCTGTATTGCAAGTTACAACATTTGGTCGATTGGTAAGTTAAGAAACTTCGATTTTCATCTTAATATCTCTTTTGAAATCTTTAACAAGTGTCtacacttgttttttttttttttttctttttttccgtTCAAAAAGCAAGTGTCTAAAGTCACTTGTTAGCATTTGTCTTAAAGTAACTTGAATCATTTAATATAGTGTATTACTTACATACTCTTTAATCGGTGTCTTCTTGGGACTCATAAGTGAAatcctttttaaatttatgcaAAATTGAATAATGCattgtaaaaactaaaaagttttaaaacaaaacgAAAGATAAGTTTGTGAGACCTGAAAGTTTCAGCATGCAAATGTTATTATGTACAGTTTAAGAGTTACCTGATACTATTACTTTGGTTTTCAATGTTTTACGTGTTAGAATAATGTGCTGATCATATGCAGCTTTGTGTAATATAGGAGGCATTAATAATATAATGTACCATCTAGGTGTAGggttattttcataaatatcGAGTATTCATCTTATTTTGTGCAGAGTCACAGTTCTCTGCATACTTTTGAACCTGCAAAAGTGGCTGCAGAAAACGACCGAAGTGTTGTTGATGCTACAATTTcattagagattgatcaaacaATGAAGAAACGTATGGACAGTTTGCATCTTGTTCCGGAAGGTGTTTTAGCGTGTTTAACATAGCTAGAAACCAGAACTCATCATCTTGAGCGTTCTATGGATGATTTGAAGGTATCTGTTGGAAGGCTGTTGGAGAATATTCTTTCCGAGGTATTTTATCAATCATGCTCTCTCCCTGCCCTCAActtctaaaattttattaatcaggTTGTTGGCAACATTTGGCATATCAAATGAATTCATTTGCTTGATGCAAATACTTGTTGTGTCTGCGACTGTGCTCTCGCGCAACCTATAAACAGTTATGGTAGTTTATCAACACAAATATATTATTAGTAGTTTATCATAAATAGTTTAACCTATATAGCACTTCTCCTTTTGTTAACCCTTTAGGTTTGTTACGAAATGGGGTTCTCTCTGTAAAATTACCATAACTTGAACTTCAACATGGCTTCACTATAGAAATATTATGGCACCCATTTGTGCATGGTGGCTGAGAAAATGGTGGAGATATCAGGATTGTAGCTGGAAGATCTTCTCTTTCAACAGTTATTTTGCCATTCTTTTACAATGTTCTCCCCACATACTATATCATCTTTggttatttatgatattatgatttgAGTATGTTCCTGCTGCAAGTTGATTTGAGTATTTTACCACTCTTACATTGTTGTTATCATTATGAAATGTTATTGTTAAGCGTCTACTCGTAAGCTTTTGGGAGAGGCCTTTGGCATACATGATTGACTTAATCCTATTTAAAATTTCTGTAATGGGGaatcaaattattaagaagTGTTGAGCTGAATTTGACAATTCAgagttacatttgttttaacaTTGAGACATAGACAATACACTGTTTTGATTTAGAAACCTTACGAATAACTTGTGAGAAGAAATAACACCAAATTTAATATAGTGATGTTTGTACATGCTAATGTTGGATCTTGCTTTAGTTCATACTGGTTCTTCTTTTACTCTTTTgtttgacataaaaaatatacagGTGCAAAATGTCAAGGACAAGCAAGATATACTACAAGCTCAGCTGGAAACTCAAACTAGTGTCATATCAAATCTTGTGCAGCAAGCTTTATCTCTGTCTGCATCTGCTCTCCTGCAATCTCAACAATATCTTCCGCAATCAATTCATGTGGTTTCTACCGCTATTGCACCTCCTCAACACGGTTTACCATCTCCAATTCAACTTCCAAATCAATTCCCTCAGATCCCAAACCCAACTGTTCTTCAGAGAGATCCATACTTGCCACCACCTGTTCAATCTCAGGAAATCCCAAATCAGCAATACCAACTTCCTTTAATTCAGCAGCCACGTCCTCAACCAGGGGCGCTGCCGCATCAACAAT belongs to Medicago truncatula cultivar Jemalong A17 chromosome 6, MtrunA17r5.0-ANR, whole genome shotgun sequence and includes:
- the LOC25495144 gene encoding putative uncharacterized protein DDB_G0294196, whose product is MNTTSFMDKQIMDLSHGGSSSTNNNNNNDFIDLIKNNREHHEEEEDEEDNDSLIHHKNGGGIKTDDIVPSYDFQPIRSLPDNSSSSFSRPWNSDSNSNSKNYGSLDSFEPAKVTVEKNQSAVDASILLEIDRTMKKHMDNLHHVLEGVSARLTQVETRTHHLESSMDDLKVSVGNNHGITDGKLRLLENILSEVQTGVHDIKDKQDIMQAQLQLAKLQVSKTTEQQSETQTRATSDAVQQTSSVSASAPLQTQHYLPSSYNLPQSIPVVSPPNAPPQQSLPPPAQLPNQYSQIPTPTPTVPQRDPYLPPPVQSQEIPNQQYQLPLTQQPHPQPGAPPHQQYQQTPHHQYSQPPPHLPPQQPPHSSGNPPQLQSSMGHHLEEPPYVPSQTYPPNLRQPPSQPPSGPPQPSQQFYGTPPQGYEPPSSRPGASYSSGYGTLSGPTEPYRYGGPPQYGSKQSQLPNASAASSGGNSYPQLPTARVLPQAIPTASAVSGGSGSPGAGNRVPVDDIVEKVATMGFPRDHVRATVRKLTENGQAVDLNTVLDKLMNEGGGGDMQQQRGWFGR